Part of the Pseudomonas sp. M30-35 genome is shown below.
AGGGTTACACCGAGGATGGTGCAGGCGAACTGGCGCTGGAGGTGGACGACAGCGAGCAAACAGCCTTTGTGGCGACACCGGCGATCGAAGCGGGACACAATTTTACCCTCGACAACGGTGCAGATCTGCGGGTTTACAGCCGCGTGGGGGTCAGCCTTTCGTCGCTCGACCATTACCGGACCAGCGCGCGCTTTGCTGGCACCGATCCGGCGGCAGGTTCCTTCGACAGTGACGTGGCCATGCCCGACGTTGTTGGCCGGATCAGCGCGGGAGCGGAGATTTTGAGCTCACAAAACCTGGGGCTGGGCGTACGCTACGACGGCGCTTTTGGTAGCGACCTGACCAACCATGTAGGAAGCCTGAGTCTGATCTACAGGTTCTGATTACCACGACAGGGATCGTTATTCGCGAGGATGGTTTCGAAATGAGAAAGCCTATGTATCGACACCAACCGCTAACGACCGTGAAACCGGACACTCATTTAGGCGGGAATGCTCGCCATTGAGTTCAAGCATGCAGCTGCCGACCTCGTGCTCAAACAAAATTACAGCTTTATCGAGACCAGTTCCCACTCGGGATTGGTGAAACGGCGCTGCACCGCTTGGTTAGTCGGCTTCAGCAGGGGAACGGGGACAGACCACGGTATTGATCCTGAGCAATCCAAGCCGATAAGTGCCTTACGCACTCTTGACCGGGTTTTCTCTCGCAAAAGGCTCTTATCGGCTCCAAAACACCCCTTCAACAAGCGAAGCGGTGGACGAGCCTTCGCCCTCCTCCAAACAACAACGTTGACCTATTGCCTTTCATGTAATAACGTAAGTTACATGAAAAGAGACAGTAGGCTTTCCGGTGTTCTTCACGTCCTTCTGCACATGGCTGAAGTAGACGCCCCAATCACGTCTGATGCATTGGCCAAGATCATGCAAACGAACCCCGTAGTTATTCGACGAATCATGGCGGGGTTACGTGAACAGGGTTTTGTCAGTTCTGAAAAAGGCCACGGTGGCGGCTGGAGGATTTCCTGTGACTTTGCCGCCATCACTTTGGCGGATATCTACAGCGCTTTGGGCTCTCCCCAGCTCCTTGCCATGGGCAATCGCACGGAGGCGCCGGGTTGCCTTGTTGAGGAAGCCGTCAATGCCGCATTGAGCAGTGCCTTTGAAGCTGCCGAAGCGCTGTTGATGGCTCGACTTTGCCAAGTAACGTTGGCCAGCCTCAGTAAGGACTTCCATGCTCGCCTGCATAGGCACGGCGATGCGTTTGATTTGGAGAATATCCATGAACTCTGACGCTATTGTCATCGGCGGTAGTTTCGCCGGATTATCCGCAGCCATCTATATTGCACGCGCACGCCGCACAGTCTGCGTGATCGACAGTGGTGCACCGCGCAACCGCTTCGCAGGGGCATCTCACGGTTTCTTTGGCCAAGATGGGCAACCACCACAGGCAATGATTTCCGCTGCCAAGCAACAGTTGGCCAATTACCCGAATGCGAGGCTCATCAATGGCTATGCAACTGCTGCAGAGCAGATGAGCGAAAGGTTTACTGTGCAACTCGCATCCGGTGAAGTGCTTAGAGCCACTAAGTTGGTGCTGGCTTTCGGCGTCTCCGACGTACTGCCAGAAATTCCCGGCTTGGCATCCTGCTGGGGTGTCAGCTTGTTGCATTGCCCGTACTGCCACGGCTACGAGTTTGCAAACAAACGCCTGGGCGTACTTTACGCAGGCCCCGGCTCCTATCGCCATGCCACATTAATCTCTGAGTGGGGGCCAACCACGCTGTACTTGAATGGCCAGCGCATCCTGACCAGGATGCGCTGGCCGAGCTTACCAAGCGAGGTATTGCGATCGAACCTGCAGGAATTGCTGCGGCCATTGCTGAACATGGGCATCTTTCAGCACTGCAACTCGAAGAGGGTCGCCACAGCACCATAGACGCGTTGTACATCCACACTCATACCCAACTCTCCAACTCGCTCGCGGAGCAACTGGGCTGTGCTCTGGAAGATGGACCATTCGGCCCGCTGATCCGCACCGATGCCAACAAACTAACCTCGGTTCCCGGCGTCTACGCAGCCGGTGACATCGCCCGGGCACCGCATAACGCAACTTGGGCCGCAGCTGACGGAGTCACAGCTGGTACAGCATTGCATCAGGCTTTGGTCTTCAGCTGAACAGACACCCTGCTCGCTAGGCGCGTCAACTCTCAACTGGGCTCGCACGCCCGCGTATTGAGCGCTTGCGATATTGGTTGCTGAGTTGCTGCGCCAACTCGATAAAATTAATGATGGGTGGCGATTGGTTGAAACTTCGGCACAGCAGCGTAATAGGCGCGACAAGTCGAGGTTTGGCGTCGCGCAGGTGGCAGTAGACGACGCTGCCTTGATGAAAGCCCTTCATTGAAGCGGGCACCACCGAGATTCCTGCTCCTGCCGCCACCAAGCTGACATTGGTCAGCATTCGCTCTACCTCAAAGGCGATTGTTGGTTCAAAACCGGCGTTACGACAAGCCTGCACGAGATTGGCATACATACCGGGGGCGCCCGGACGCCGAACCAGAATGAAGCGCTCATTAACCAGTTCTGCTAATGACACACTAATTTCACTGGTAGGCGACTGGCCGTTGAGTAGCGGGTGACCGTCAGGAAGGGCCAGCAACAATTCTTCATTCAGCAAGTGATGGTACTGAGCCGTCTTAGGGTGCGCTACCGGGGCGCGGAGAATGCCAATATCGGTATGCTCGGCCAGCACATTTTCGGTCAGCTCGCTGGCGTTGCCTTCATGCAGGCTGATATCCACGCCAGGGTAACGCTCGCGATAGCTGCGGATAATCTGCGGGATCAGCGAGTGTGAGGCGGCCGAACTAGTGAAACCAACACTCAAAGTGCCTTCGATACCTTGAGCTGTTCGTGCAGCCTTGAGTGAACCAAGTTCTACCTTGCGTAGAATCTCTTTGGCTTCACTCAGAAAAACTTTACCGCCCGCCGTTAGCACAACGCCCTTGGGATGACGGACAAACAGATCAAAGCCAAGCTCCTGCTCCAATGCGCGAACCTGCTGACTTAACGGCGGCTGTTGCATGTTGAGCCGGGCAGCGGCGCGGGTGAAGTGCTGCTCTTCTGCGACCATGACGAAGTAACGAAGATGACGCAATTCCATGACGAGTTCACCCTGTGTCGAGTAAGTAGCTGCGCTGCACGATACCGAATCCACTGGGGATGGGATAGGATGTTAGGCCCCGGACGGCACAGGGGATCAAACCAATAATAATTAAGAATTACTGATGCTCAGAGTTGTTCGATCTGGTCTTGCTCAGTTAGTGCTGGCTGTATTGCTCGGCAGCCTTCTGGGTGTCTGGAAGCCCACGCTGGCAATCGAGATGAAGGTTTTCAGTGACCTGTTTATTGCCGTTGTGCGGCTCATCACACCCGTAGTGATGTTCGTACTCATTGCTTCAAGCGTTGCGGGCTTGCGTGGTTACGGCACGACCCTGAGGTTAAGTCTAAGCACCCTGGGCTATTGGCAGTTAATGTCGCTGCTCTCACTTATCTGTGGCTTATCGGTCGCCTTACTGCTGCAGCCTGGTGTTGATATGCCAATGGCTGAGCAAAGCAGGCCGCATGCGACTGTAATCGTTAATAGCATCTCGGTTACCCAGGTTCCAGGCTTGCTGGCGATCGCTTTCGAACACAGTATTATCTTTAAGGTGCTGCTCGCAGCCTTGGTTGCAGGGCTACTGCTGGGGCTCGCAGGCGACAAAGGCAGCCAGCTCAGGCACGCGCTGAAGGATTCTGTTGGGCTGGTTTTCCGGACCATGCAATTTGTTATTCGCTTTGCTCCTCTGGCTGCATTTGGCGCCATCGCATTTACCATCAGCGCATACGGTGCCGGAGCGACAATTCCTCTCGTAAAATTCGTCGCCACAGCCTACGCCGCCAGCCTGCTTTACATTCTATCAATGCTGACGATAGCGCTTAGAGTGAGCGGCATCAGCTTGTGGAAACTGCTTGGCTATATCAAGGAAGAACTATTTTTGGTCGCATCCACCGGCTCATCGGTGGCGGCTCTGCCTCGTTTGATCGACAAGCTCGAAGCTGCGGGATGCAATAGCAAGCTTGCACGTCTGACGCTTACCACTGGCTATAGCTTCAATCTCAACGGCTCCAATATATATCTGATGGTCGCGGTGATATTTCTCGCGCAGTCAGCCCATATTGAGCTAAACGGGCAGCTACTGCTCACCGTGCTTCTTGTCAGTTTGCTGACCTCATTAAGCGCCACCAGCGTCGCCGGTTCGGCATTTATTACCCTGACCGCAACCCTCAGCGTGCTGCAGATAGTGCCGCTGGAAAGCATCG
Proteins encoded:
- a CDS encoding Rrf2 family transcriptional regulator; translated protein: MKRDSRLSGVLHVLLHMAEVDAPITSDALAKIMQTNPVVIRRIMAGLREQGFVSSEKGHGGGWRISCDFAAITLADIYSALGSPQLLAMGNRTEAPGCLVEEAVNAALSSAFEAAEALLMARLCQVTLASLSKDFHARLHRHGDAFDLENIHEL
- a CDS encoding cation:dicarboxylate symporter family transporter; the protein is MLRVVRSGLAQLVLAVLLGSLLGVWKPTLAIEMKVFSDLFIAVVRLITPVVMFVLIASSVAGLRGYGTTLRLSLSTLGYWQLMSLLSLICGLSVALLLQPGVDMPMAEQSRPHATVIVNSISVTQVPGLLAIAFEHSIIFKVLLAALVAGLLLGLAGDKGSQLRHALKDSVGLVFRTMQFVIRFAPLAAFGAIAFTISAYGAGATIPLVKFVATAYAASLLYILSMLTIALRVSGISLWKLLGYIKEELFLVASTGSSVAALPRLIDKLEAAGCNSKLARLTLTTGYSFNLNGSNIYLMVAVIFLAQSAHIELNGQLLLTVLLVSLLTSLSATSVAGSAFITLTATLSVLQIVPLESIGVLIGVERMMKCRSLTNVLGNCVACLTIASWHKEIDRDKLAQVLG
- a CDS encoding FAD-dependent oxidoreductase, coding for MAEHGHLSALQLEEGRHSTIDALYIHTHTQLSNSLAEQLGCALEDGPFGPLIRTDANKLTSVPGVYAAGDIARAPHNATWAAADGVTAGTALHQALVFS
- a CDS encoding NAD(P)/FAD-dependent oxidoreductase — protein: MNSDAIVIGGSFAGLSAAIYIARARRTVCVIDSGAPRNRFAGASHGFFGQDGQPPQAMISAAKQQLANYPNARLINGYATAAEQMSERFTVQLASGEVLRATKLVLAFGVSDVLPEIPGLASCWGVSLLHCPYCHGYEFANKRLGVLYAGPGSYRHATLISEWGPTTLYLNGQRILTRMRWPSLPSEVLRSNLQELLRPLLNMGIFQHCNSKRVATAP
- a CDS encoding LysR family transcriptional regulator, which codes for MELRHLRYFVMVAEEQHFTRAAARLNMQQPPLSQQVRALEQELGFDLFVRHPKGVVLTAGGKVFLSEAKEILRKVELGSLKAARTAQGIEGTLSVGFTSSAASHSLIPQIIRSYRERYPGVDISLHEGNASELTENVLAEHTDIGILRAPVAHPKTAQYHHLLNEELLLALPDGHPLLNGQSPTSEISVSLAELVNERFILVRRPGAPGMYANLVQACRNAGFEPTIAFEVERMLTNVSLVAAGAGISVVPASMKGFHQGSVVYCHLRDAKPRLVAPITLLCRSFNQSPPIINFIELAQQLSNQYRKRSIRGRASPVES